The following are encoded in a window of Castanea sativa cultivar Marrone di Chiusa Pesio chromosome 9, ASM4071231v1 genomic DNA:
- the LOC142611243 gene encoding uncharacterized protein LOC142611243 — translation MAETSALCFSPLASIPSISRSAFTCSYKSSVSHSPRPSRPLRFSVKASSDSGNFFADDSFGFFPWSQGDSEIEWVPEERITLFTADGLIQIGGSLVPQRVSSSEKKQGRSRTAQRFQRFQESDYMDPEQGLCLGALFDIAATNGLDMGRRLCIIGFCRSIEMLSDVVEDTVLEHGGEIVAAEKATKGGLHEKLTMTVAVPLLWGVPPASETLHLAVQSGGGIVDKPPGCHLEVT, via the exons ATGGCGGAAACTTCCGCTCTGTGCTTCTCGCCCTTGGCTTCGATCCCATCGATTTCTCGCTCCGCATTCACTTGCTCTTACAAATCCTCAGTTTCTCATTCTCCTCGTCCCTCTCGTCCTCTACGTTTCTCTGTCAAAGCTTCTTCAGATTCCGGCAACTTTTTCGCCGACGATTCATTCGGATTCTTCCCTTGGAGCCAAGGTGATAGCG AAATTGAATGGGTTCCTGAGGAGAGGATAACGTTGTTCACTGCTGATGGGCTTATTCAGATTGGAGGCTCCCTAGTCCCTCAACGTGTCTCTTCTTCAGag AAGAAGCAAGGGAGATCAAGAACTGCTCAGAGATTTCAACGCTTTCAAGAAAGTGATTACATGGATCCAGAGCAGGGCCTTTGTCTGGGTGCACTCTTTGATATTGCGGCAACAAAT GGACTTGATATGGGCAGAAGACTCTGTATTATTGGGTTTTGCCGTTCCATTGAGATGCTGAGTGATGTTGTGGAGGACACTGTCTTGGAGCATGGTGGGGAG ATTGTTGCTGCGGAGAAGGCAACCAAAGGTGGTTTGCATGAGAAGCTAACCATGACGGTTGCAGTGCCATTACTTTGGGGGGTTCCTCCTGCATCTGAAACACTTCACCTTGCAGTTCAGAGTGGTGGAGGGATTGTGGATAAG CCACCTGGATGTCATTTGGAAGTAACGTGA